In a genomic window of Clavelina lepadiformis chromosome 7, kaClaLepa1.1, whole genome shotgun sequence:
- the LOC143465143 gene encoding chordin-like — protein sequence MTKMIRFLFLIMMSMFVAEGQPMNSLPRTCRFGGESHVIGSSWHPNLGRPFGVMYCVTCHCVRATDGLQTARGRRRQPTKVTCHDVRKHCPPARCVGARTPRGECCKVCPEGSRPGSSLTGEHFPPNLRHYDVENVANDDSRKTTSVDGKTKHFLSLLTSGDDGPLVRVTFTLQRIDLHFIISPSHAPPHLLELMMNNRSKSLYRHPIQLRHQSEKTTICAVWKNLPKYVVNLLEKNSLIVRLSFNTSSDVLNQHIVTSSGRIRRHRALGRETFSSILSLKSSPQDGSAGAVVMVTLGRHRFNKLHFVLIFKSEFPIHDASENDVMTLRLLNEKKEVLKSSDKKFVQQNDEITDVWSTDSKILRHLGAGSLKLELVIKTGVVTSYVGNITTRTMCGGLEAVLSGSGCVQPASTGAAGSAIFTIKPDSSVKFKVNLVGLSSTLTSLAIFGDFRKKRSRVIDDVTSHYKAGIAEGTLPKLGGRELHLLMSGRVRVAVETEQSSSGELSGHLRPSFHQAMLEEQPMLLAGALMRPPVFTEAAGHAWFNLDDKCRFYYVITLSGLSKESDVSLSALLRSLADGGGGRRLKGFHGSEARGVFRELSSVTYDLLNKGTAYVQITTKRHPTGEIGGSVHIPNSCSSSHFYQDVSDDEEEDIPPTRSSHPRHRVAHDAAHRQIMHRRLELHPLSCFAEGRWWPAGSTWAPSYDRKCTTCVCEGGGVLCDPILCPRLACQRPVALDTECCPVCSDGFGGVPTKEGGDLSLGSLLGASFNKYDVIGFGTNKPLKNVKEGCQDGNGGEIRPFGSSWKPFFPQFGFVPCVNCTCRHNGEIVCGKITCPLSACDHPVKMNPTDCCETCPVHNLNLLKRTRDQGMQEDSAVRMCEFGGDLKRPGESWHPVIPGLENMKCIECKCPVHGVKVRCERKCPPIEDDCHGGKRSSNSCCPWRCHSR from the exons ATGACCAAG ATGATCAGATTTCTTTTCCTGattatgatgtctatgtttgtAGCAGAAGGTCAACCCATGAACAGCTTACCAAGAA CTTGCAGGTTCGGCGGAGAAAGTCACGTGATTGGTTCGTCATGGCACCCTAACCTGGGGAGGCCGTTCGGGGTCATGTATTGCGTAACATGCCACTGCGTCAGG GCAACTGACGGTCTTCAAACCGCTAGAGGTCGCCGAAGACAGCCGACAAAGGTAACATGTCATGACGTCAGAAAGCATTGCCCCCCGGCCCGATGTGTGGGGGCGCGAACGCCGAGGGGAGAATGTTGCAAAGTTTGCCCTGAAG GAAGTCGACCGGGGTCGTCCCTGACTGGGGAACATTTCCCGCCAAATCTGAGACACTATGACGTGGAAAACGTCGCCAATGACGACAGTAGGAAAACAACGAGCGTAGACGGGAAAACAAAAC ATTTTCTTTCTCTCCTGACAAGCGGCGATGACGGACCTCTCGTCCGGGTCACTTTCACCCTGCAGAGGATCGACCTCCATTTCATCATCTCACC GTCCCATGCTCCGCCACACTTGCTAGAGCTGATGATGAACAACCGCAGCAAGAGCTTGTACCGCCACCCAATCCAACTACGTCACCAGAGTGAAAAAACGACCATCTGCGcg GTGTGGAAGAATCTTCCGAAGTACGTCGTCAATTTGCTGGAGAAGAATTCCCTCATCGTCCGTCTTTCCTTCAACACTTCTAGTGATGTACTCAATCAacacattgtgacgtcatcaggaAGAATTAGGCGCCATCGCGCGTTAGGCCGAG AGACTTTCAGCTCCATTTTATCTCTTAAATCATCGCCGCAAGATGGCAGCGCAGGGGCGGTTGTGATGGTGACTTTGGGACGACATCGCTTCAACAAACTGCACTTTGTTCTTATCTTTAA AAGTGAATTCCCGATCCatgacgcaagtgaaaatgacgtcatgacACTTCGTCTGTTGAACGAGAAGAAAGAAGTTCTTAAATCGTCGGATAAAAAATTTGTCCAGCAG AATGACGAAATAACGGATGTGTGGTCGACCGATTCaaaaatattacgtcatctCGGTGCCGGATCGCTTAAACTTGAACTTGTTATCAAGACCGgtgttgtgacgtcatacgtTGGAAATATTACGACCCGAACGATGTGTGGGG GTCTTGAAGCGGTTCTTAGTGGCAGTGGATGTGTGCAACCTGCAAGCACGGGAGCAGCCGGGTCGGcgattttcacaataaaacccGACAGCTCGGTCAAGTTTAAG GTAAACTTGGTTGGACTTTCCAGTACTCTGACGTCACTAGCGATATTCGGGGACTTCAGAAAGAAGCGTTCTAGAGtaattgatgacgtcacatccCACTACAAGGCGGGCATCGCTGAAGGGACTTTACCTAAACTCGGCGGTAGAGAG CTTCACCTCCTCATGAGCGGTAGAGTGCGAGTTGCCGTGGAAACCGAACAAAGCAGTAGCGGGGAGTTGTCGGGTCATCTGAGGCCATCCTTTCATCAAGCGATGCTAGAAG AACAACCGATGCTTTTAGCGGGCGCTCTCATGCGACCCCCAGTGTTCACTGAGGCAGCCGGTCACGCTTGGTTTAATTTGGACGATAAATGTCGCTTCTATTACGTTATAA CTCTTTCCGGACTGAGTAAAGAGTCTGACGTTTCACTCTCTGCTCTCTTGCGCAGTCTAGCGGATGGTGGTGGAGGGAGACGTCTGAAAGGATTCCACGGCAGCGAG GCGAGAGGAGTTTTCAGGGAATTGAGCTCTGTGACGTATGACCTTCTCAACAAAGGGACCGCTTATGTTCAA ATAACTACTAAGCGCCACCCAACGGGCGAGATCGGGGGTTCGGTTCACATTCCAAATTCCTGCTCGTCAAGTCACTTTTACCAAg ATGTTTCCGACGATGAGGAAGAAGATATTCCTCCCACAAGATCAAGTCACCCCCGTCATAGAGTGGCCCACGACGCGGCTCACCGACAGATCATGCATCGGCGTCTAGAGCTTCATCCATTGTCATGCTTCGCTGAGGGGAGGTGGTGGCCCGCTGGAAGCACTTGGGCGCCATCCTACGACAGGAAATGTACAACCTGCGTCTGTGAG GGAGGTGGTGTTTTATGTGACCCGATCCTCTGCCCACGTTTAGCCTGTCAGAGACCAGTGGCCCTGGACACCGAGTGTTGTCCTGTCTGCAGCGACGGCTTCGGAGGTGTGCCCACCAAGGAAGGGGGCGATTTATCACTAG GTTCATTGTTGGGTGCTTCTTTCAACAAATATGATGTCATAGGGTTTGGAACAAACAAACCGTTAAAAAACGTAAAAGAAG GTTGCCAGGACGGGAATGGAGGAGAGATTCGTCCTTTCGGCTCATCCTGGAAGCCTTTCTTCCCTCAATTCGGCTTCGTGCCCTGCGTGAACTGCACCTGCCGCCACAACGGGGAGATTGTCTGCGGTAAGATCACGTGCCCACTATCCGCTTGTGACCATCCGGTTAAGATGAACCCGACCGACTGCTGCGAGACTTGTCCAG tCCACAACCTAAACCTCCTGAAGCGAACACGTGATCAAGGTATGCAGGAAGACAGCGCAGTGCGCATGTGCGAGTTTGGCGGCGATTTGAAGAGGCCTGGCGAAAGTTGGCACCCGGTGATACCTGGCTTGGAAAATATGAAGTGCATTGAATGCAAATGCCCG GTTCATGGAGTGAAAGTTCGATGTGAGAGGAAATGCCCTCCGATCGAAGATGACTGCCATGGCGGAAAAAGAAGCTCAAATAGCTGCTGCCCGTGGCGTTGCCATTCGAGGTAG